The following are encoded in a window of Luteitalea sp. genomic DNA:
- a CDS encoding PQQ-binding-like beta-propeller repeat protein → MKLYISILGLGLAGLLAVPGVTERSRAEEEVDVLVAPLLETYGAGAEGQVRDAEEPAAEAVAEAAETSDRAAFDEEAGVALVNSKCTTCHDLSAVGVERGEYPPEEWAETVDRMMEYGLILTEEEYDLILATLGTPPGGAPEDETGGEETAGAEPAEAEAAPPAGRRGVGAPAGDPVVQAAFAAMRAPLDRLTPVTDAMLRNPPPGDWIHWRRTYDGWGYGPLTQINRNTVKNLKVAWTWSLNSSAGAVNEFTPLVHDGVMFMWNFGETIQALDAKTGTLLWQYRHQLPEDYPSLPGFFRTKRSLAIGGNKLIVPTIDMHVIALDVKTGAKLWDVVTDDYHNLRNYNSGPLVIKDKVLVGAGNCSPGHANSTGGTHGGKFPPGGCFITGHDLETGKELWRFNTIAHADEPGGDTWNNLPDEKRGGAAIWLPGQYDPELNLTYWGTGSPSPWSTVTRGTFDAKGLYMNSTLALNPDTGELVWHYQHIGADPYDQDYAFERIVAPVTIEGRTRKAVITVGKPGIFEALDAATGEFLFARDPGAQNVATAIDPVTGVKTLLPEPLPEGVKRCPGNIGARNFPAGSYSPSTNRYYLPINDICMGKQGDTPARFLALGLTTLEFAWDIKSRVPQSSAVLTTAGGLVFSATPDRYFRAFDDRDGKVLWESPRLNDIPNAFPISYMVDGKQYIAMLVGNPGLQGNNALRTAPEFAALRGASSSVLWVWELP, encoded by the coding sequence ATGAAACTGTATATTTCGATACTCGGCCTGGGCCTCGCCGGATTGCTCGCCGTCCCGGGTGTGACCGAACGTTCCCGAGCCGAAGAAGAAGTCGACGTCCTTGTCGCCCCCTTACTGGAAACGTACGGCGCCGGGGCGGAGGGGCAAGTCCGAGATGCGGAGGAACCGGCCGCGGAAGCGGTCGCCGAGGCGGCGGAGACCAGCGATCGGGCCGCGTTCGACGAAGAGGCCGGTGTCGCCCTGGTCAATTCGAAGTGCACGACCTGCCACGATTTGAGCGCGGTCGGCGTCGAGCGCGGCGAGTACCCGCCCGAGGAGTGGGCCGAGACCGTCGACCGCATGATGGAATACGGCCTGATCCTGACGGAAGAAGAGTACGACCTGATTCTGGCGACGCTCGGGACACCCCCTGGCGGCGCGCCCGAGGATGAGACCGGCGGAGAAGAGACCGCCGGCGCCGAACCGGCGGAGGCGGAAGCAGCCCCTCCGGCCGGACGCAGAGGCGTGGGGGCCCCGGCCGGTGACCCGGTCGTGCAAGCCGCGTTTGCGGCCATGCGCGCGCCGCTGGACCGTCTCACGCCGGTCACCGACGCGATGCTGCGCAATCCGCCGCCTGGCGATTGGATCCACTGGCGACGCACGTACGACGGCTGGGGGTACGGCCCGCTCACGCAGATCAATCGCAACACGGTGAAAAACCTGAAGGTCGCGTGGACGTGGAGCCTGAATTCGAGCGCCGGAGCGGTGAACGAGTTCACGCCGCTCGTGCACGATGGCGTCATGTTCATGTGGAACTTCGGCGAGACGATTCAGGCGCTCGACGCGAAAACCGGCACCCTGCTCTGGCAGTACAGGCACCAACTGCCGGAGGACTACCCGTCGCTGCCTGGCTTCTTCCGGACGAAGCGGAGCCTCGCGATCGGCGGCAACAAGCTCATCGTGCCGACGATCGACATGCACGTCATTGCGCTGGACGTCAAGACGGGCGCCAAACTGTGGGATGTCGTCACCGATGACTACCACAACCTGCGCAATTACAACAGCGGCCCGCTCGTTATCAAGGACAAAGTGCTCGTCGGCGCCGGCAACTGCTCGCCCGGACACGCCAATTCAACGGGTGGCACCCACGGAGGAAAATTCCCGCCGGGCGGATGCTTCATCACCGGCCACGATCTCGAGACGGGGAAGGAACTGTGGCGCTTCAACACGATCGCGCACGCGGACGAACCCGGCGGGGACACGTGGAACAATCTGCCGGACGAGAAGCGCGGCGGCGCCGCCATCTGGCTGCCCGGGCAGTACGACCCGGAGCTGAATCTGACCTATTGGGGCACCGGGTCGCCCTCACCCTGGTCGACGGTGACGCGCGGCACTTTCGATGCGAAGGGGCTCTACATGAACTCCACGCTAGCGCTCAATCCCGACACCGGCGAGCTGGTCTGGCATTACCAGCACATCGGGGCCGATCCGTATGACCAGGACTACGCCTTCGAGCGGATCGTGGCGCCGGTGACCATCGAGGGGCGGACCCGCAAGGCCGTGATCACGGTTGGCAAGCCCGGGATTTTTGAAGCGCTGGATGCGGCGACCGGCGAATTCCTGTTCGCGCGCGATCCGGGTGCGCAGAACGTCGCCACAGCCATCGATCCGGTAACCGGAGTCAAGACGCTGCTCCCGGAACCCTTGCCCGAAGGCGTCAAGCGCTGCCCCGGCAACATCGGCGCCAGAAATTTCCCGGCTGGCTCGTATAGTCCGTCGACCAACCGGTATTACCTCCCGATCAATGACATCTGCATGGGGAAACAGGGTGACACGCCGGCCCGCTTTCTGGCGCTGGGCCTGACGACGCTGGAGTTCGCGTGGGACATCAAGTCACGGGTCCCGCAGTCGTCCGCTGTACTCACCACTGCGGGGGGCCTGGTGTTCTCGGCAACGCCGGATCGCTATTTCCGCGCGTTCGATGACCGCGACGGCAAGGTGCTATGGGAAAGCCCGCGTCTGAATGACATCCCGAACGCCTTTCCGATCTCCTACATGGTGGACGGCAAGCAGTACATCGCGATGCTTGTCGGGAATCCCGGCCTCCAGGGAAACAACGCCCTGAGGACGGCGCCTGAATTCGCAGCCCTGCGCGGCGCGTCATCGTCGGTGTTGTGGGTGTGGGAGCTGCCCTGA